The DNA sequence TCACCCTGACGCGTCGATTCGGCCCCGCGCAGAGACCTCACCGATCCGAGCGCTTCCCCGCGCCTGCCGGCTTGCTCATCTCTCGCATCGCCGTTCTTCCGATCCACTTCGCGGCCGGTTCCGACGACTCCGCGAGTTCACGCGAGAGCTTGACGGCTGCCGCCTTCAGCTTCGAGTTCCGTGTGCCGACGCCTCGCAGCGCCCACAGCACTCCCTTCTTCACGAAATTGCGCTCGTCCGCAGCGGCGCGCTGGATCAGGCGGAGGCTGGCCAGGAAGGGCGCGTCGGGCGACCGCTTGTCGTGCAACGCGAGGCTCGCGAGCAGTGCGAAGGCGGCTCGTTTGACGAACTCCTCGCGACGAGTGCTCCACGACTTCACGCGCGACCACGCGTGCGGGGACTGATCGAACAACTTGAAACACAGCGTGTCGCAGATGCCCCAGTTGTCGAAGTCCTCGCACCACCGATCCATCTGTGCCGCGGTCACACGTTCGGGTTCGTCGACGAATGCGGTCAGCATGCGCGCTTCGTAGACGTTGGTCTTCCACAGCCGGTTCGCCAGCTCGTGGTCACGCCCGACTTGCCGGGCGACCGC is a window from the Candidatus Eisenbacteria bacterium genome containing:
- a CDS encoding DNA alkylation repair protein, whose amino-acid sequence is MPPKAKKPAARIAARSWTAAEVVALLEQRSTRRDLDNLKRFGIAATRPLGVSMANIQAVARQVGRDHELANRLWKTNVYEARMLTAFVDEPERVTAAQMDRWCEDFDNWGICDTLCFKLFDQSPHAWSRVKSWSTRREEFVKRAAFALLASLALHDKRSPDAPFLASLRLIQRAAADERNFVKKGVLWALRGVGTRNSKLKAAAVKLSRELAESSEPAAKWIGRTAMREMSKPAGAGKRSDR